A stretch of the Bacillus mesophilus genome encodes the following:
- a CDS encoding M3 family oligoendopeptidase, with the protein MQFNDYQYNRPNLEEVEASFNQLIEKFQNAESFDIQDEVMTEINELRSEFDSMSTLVQIRHTINTTDEFYKTEKDFFNEVGPSYKGLITNYYKVLTESKFRPQLEEKWGKQLFLLADSELKTFSPDVLTDLQEENKLTSDYVSLLAAAKIQFDGEEKNLSQLVPYQQSPDRNIRKESNEAKYNFFVENSEQLDELFDQLVKVRTRIAKKLGFSSFTELAYARLRRTDYNAEMVAKFRDQVKEYIVPLATKLKKKQQERIGVDTFKYYDNSFSFKTGNPDPKGDAEWIVDQAKKMYEEMSPETNDFYTYMVENNLMDLLSKTGKAGGGYCTYIPKYKSPYIFANFNGTNGDVRVLKHEVGHAFQVFESRGFKVPEYGFPTLEACEIHSMSMEFFSWPWMELFFKEDTDKYKFSHLSEAVLFIPYGVAVDEFQHYVYANPEATPQERKKTWREIEKKYLPHLNYEGNDFLENGGFWQQQGHIYRVPFYYIDYTLAQICALQFWKRNQDNPEAAWADYLHLCKQGGSKSFTGLVEDANLISPFEDGCVKSVIEEIEVYLNFINDQAL; encoded by the coding sequence ATGCAGTTTAATGATTATCAATACAACAGACCTAACCTAGAAGAAGTAGAAGCAAGCTTTAATCAGCTGATTGAGAAATTTCAGAATGCTGAATCCTTTGACATTCAAGATGAAGTAATGACAGAAATTAATGAATTGCGCTCAGAGTTTGATTCAATGAGCACACTCGTTCAAATTCGTCATACGATTAACACGACGGATGAGTTTTATAAAACTGAAAAAGACTTTTTCAATGAAGTCGGTCCTTCATATAAAGGATTAATCACAAACTATTATAAAGTACTGACAGAATCCAAGTTCAGACCACAGTTAGAAGAAAAATGGGGAAAGCAATTATTTTTACTAGCTGATAGTGAGTTAAAAACCTTCTCACCTGATGTATTAACAGACCTACAAGAAGAAAACAAACTTACAAGTGACTATGTAAGCTTACTAGCAGCTGCTAAAATTCAGTTTGATGGAGAAGAGAAAAATCTTTCGCAGTTAGTTCCCTATCAACAGTCACCAGACCGAAACATCCGTAAAGAATCAAATGAAGCTAAATACAACTTTTTTGTTGAGAATTCAGAACAATTAGATGAGCTATTTGATCAGTTAGTTAAGGTCCGAACTAGAATTGCCAAGAAGCTTGGATTCTCTTCTTTTACTGAACTAGCATATGCGCGTTTACGTCGTACTGATTATAATGCCGAAATGGTTGCTAAATTCCGTGATCAAGTAAAAGAATATATTGTACCATTAGCAACAAAACTAAAGAAAAAACAGCAAGAACGTATTGGTGTTGATACATTTAAATACTACGATAACAGCTTTAGCTTTAAAACAGGAAACCCTGATCCAAAAGGCGATGCAGAATGGATTGTTGATCAAGCAAAGAAAATGTATGAAGAGATGTCTCCTGAGACAAATGATTTTTATACATATATGGTTGAAAACAATTTGATGGATTTACTTAGTAAAACAGGAAAAGCTGGTGGAGGCTATTGTACCTATATTCCTAAGTATAAATCACCGTATATCTTCGCAAACTTTAACGGCACAAATGGAGATGTACGTGTGTTAAAACACGAAGTAGGTCATGCATTCCAAGTGTTTGAAAGTCGTGGTTTTAAGGTACCTGAATATGGATTCCCAACGCTAGAAGCATGTGAAATTCACTCAATGAGTATGGAATTTTTCTCTTGGCCATGGATGGAGTTATTCTTCAAGGAAGATACAGATAAGTATAAATTCTCTCATTTAAGTGAAGCTGTACTATTTATTCCTTATGGAGTTGCAGTAGATGAATTCCAACATTATGTTTATGCAAATCCAGAAGCTACTCCACAAGAACGTAAGAAAACTTGGAGAGAAATTGAGAAGAAATATTTGCCACATCTCAATTATGAAGGAAACGATTTCTTAGAAAACGGAGGATTCTGGCAGCAACAGGGTCATATCTACCGAGTTCCGTTTTATTATATTGACTACACATTAGCTCAAATCTGTGCACTTCAGTTCTGGAAGCGAAATCAAGACAATCCAGAAGCAGCATGGGCTGATTATCTCCATTTATGTAAACAGGGTGGAAGTAAATCGTTTACAGGTCTTGTAGAAGATGCCAACCTTATCTCTCCATTTGAAGATGGATGTGTAAAATCTGTCATTGAAGAAATTGAAGTTTACTTAAATTTTATAAATGATCAAGCATTATAG
- a CDS encoding D-2-hydroxyacid dehydrogenase, whose protein sequence is MEIKNILVAGNYYEEFKLHLIDHQSKEFRFISPANITAADLQWADTYVGSRPCMNFNLSHLKWVHSFNAGVNNYLELNGWIENNVLLTRTVCSFGEKISEYCLSYILRDLQKHQEFERKQHQKQWKPETPKMIKDHTFVILGTGEIGQKVAKMFNSFGATVYGVSRSGQHKDYFSEVVDHTSSNSVVSRADWIISTLPLTQDTYKIFNHQFFASMNQSVFINVGRGATVDELALIKALDSGRIRYAVLDVLSQEPLPEDSVLWERKDVLITPHISAVTDINEAVECFFETLHKIENNGILHNMVDVMKGY, encoded by the coding sequence ATGGAAATCAAAAATATCTTGGTAGCAGGAAACTACTATGAAGAGTTTAAATTGCACTTGATAGATCATCAATCTAAAGAATTTCGGTTTATATCACCAGCTAATATAACAGCAGCCGACTTACAATGGGCAGATACTTACGTAGGATCGAGACCTTGTATGAATTTCAACCTAAGCCATCTTAAATGGGTCCATTCCTTTAATGCGGGTGTAAATAATTATTTAGAACTGAATGGATGGATAGAAAATAATGTGCTACTAACTCGTACTGTTTGCTCCTTTGGAGAGAAGATAAGTGAATATTGCCTAAGTTATATACTAAGAGATCTTCAAAAACATCAGGAATTTGAACGAAAACAACATCAGAAGCAATGGAAGCCCGAAACACCAAAAATGATAAAAGACCACACATTTGTCATATTGGGTACAGGTGAAATTGGGCAGAAGGTAGCAAAGATGTTTAATAGTTTCGGTGCAACCGTTTATGGTGTTTCTCGTAGTGGTCAGCACAAGGACTATTTTTCAGAAGTAGTGGATCATACTTCTTCTAATTCTGTCGTCTCCCGAGCTGACTGGATTATTAGTACATTACCACTAACACAAGATACTTATAAGATATTTAATCATCAATTTTTCGCTAGTATGAATCAGTCTGTGTTCATTAACGTTGGTAGAGGAGCAACAGTTGATGAGCTTGCACTCATCAAAGCCCTTGATAGTGGAAGAATTCGTTATGCGGTGTTAGATGTATTATCACAAGAGCCCCTCCCAGAAGATTCAGTTCTATGGGAAAGAAAAGATGTTCTGATTACTCCTCATATCTCAGCGGTAACGGATATTAATGAAGCAGTAGAGTGTTTTTTTGAAACGTTACATAAGATTGAAAACAATGGGATCTTACATAATATGGTTGATGTAATGAAGGGGTATTAG
- a CDS encoding phosphotransferase enzyme family protein: MMKLSKMQELLKTVDGEWRSPIAEAILKNWDYDEGSVFFLRASANFIFVFKRNQKRYFLRFNHEEERGKQSIEAEMNILEHLENFSSFNVAKPIKSLHGNFIEVVDTEIGRYNAVVFEGLKGKHYEMEEITTEQAYLWGQTLGKLHECFKKLPENLTINRPSWRTSLVKASEILAIHEKTAYEELIRISKWAEGLNISKENFGMIHYDFELDNVLFDNRMLGILDFDDCMSNWYLADIVYALRDAGEFTMQSLIINKFIEGYESETKLDSSLLVHAQEFMRIHELVTFAALIRSVDIEESTDHPEWLINLRRKLSERIDRYRKHSKRN, from the coding sequence ATGATGAAATTAAGTAAGATGCAAGAATTATTAAAAACAGTTGACGGTGAATGGAGAAGTCCTATAGCTGAGGCGATCTTGAAAAATTGGGATTATGATGAAGGTTCTGTGTTTTTTTTAAGAGCAAGTGCGAATTTCATATTTGTTTTTAAAAGAAATCAAAAAAGATATTTTCTAAGATTTAATCATGAAGAAGAAAGAGGAAAACAATCAATAGAAGCGGAGATGAACATTCTTGAGCATCTAGAAAATTTTAGCTCATTCAATGTGGCCAAACCTATTAAGTCATTACATGGGAATTTTATTGAAGTAGTGGATACGGAAATAGGTCGATATAATGCAGTTGTTTTTGAAGGCCTAAAAGGTAAGCATTATGAAATGGAAGAAATCACTACTGAACAGGCTTACTTATGGGGACAGACATTAGGAAAGCTGCACGAATGTTTTAAAAAGCTACCTGAAAATCTGACTATCAACAGGCCAAGTTGGAGAACTAGTCTTGTCAAAGCAAGTGAAATACTTGCTATTCATGAAAAAACTGCTTATGAAGAATTAATAAGAATTTCTAAATGGGCAGAAGGACTAAATATATCAAAAGAGAATTTCGGTATGATTCATTATGATTTTGAACTTGATAATGTCCTTTTTGATAACAGGATGTTAGGAATACTTGATTTTGATGATTGTATGAGCAACTGGTATCTAGCAGATATTGTCTATGCACTCAGGGACGCAGGTGAATTTACTATGCAATCTTTAATTATAAATAAATTCATTGAAGGATATGAAAGTGAAACAAAGTTAGATTCTTCTTTGCTTGTCCATGCTCAAGAATTTATGAGGATCCATGAATTAGTAACCTTTGCGGCATTAATAAGAAGTGTTGATATAGAAGAATCCACAGATCATCCAGAATGGTTGATCAACCTTCGAAGAAAATTATCTGAAAGAATAGATAGATATCGAAAACATTCGAAAAGAAATTGA
- a CDS encoding GNAT family N-acetyltransferase, with translation MVNTINVEKYSSVHQKQVVDLILQIQQQEYGIPITLEDQPDLLTIEEFYQKGNGNFCVALYEKNVVGTISFLDIENHQLALRKMFVDKSYRGSTYNTASLLLHTAINWAKHRPVKEVYLGTTLQFIAAHRFYEKNGFISIEMNDLPESFPVLQVDKKFYKYGIE, from the coding sequence ATTGTGAATACTATTAATGTGGAAAAATACTCTTCTGTCCATCAGAAGCAAGTAGTAGATTTAATTCTTCAGATTCAACAACAAGAATATGGAATACCGATTACTCTAGAAGATCAACCAGATTTGCTTACCATTGAAGAGTTTTATCAAAAAGGAAATGGTAACTTTTGTGTAGCACTTTATGAAAAAAACGTTGTTGGTACAATCAGTTTTTTGGATATAGAGAATCATCAGCTGGCACTAAGAAAGATGTTTGTAGATAAAAGTTATCGTGGCTCAACTTATAACACAGCAAGTCTTTTACTACATACCGCAATAAATTGGGCCAAACATAGGCCAGTAAAAGAAGTGTACCTTGGAACTACGCTGCAATTTATAGCGGCTCATCGCTTTTATGAAAAAAATGGGTTTATCAGTATAGAAATGAATGATTTACCCGAAAGTTTTCCAGTGTTACAAGTTGATAAAAAATTTTATAAGTATGGCATTGAATAA
- a CDS encoding VanW family protein, producing the protein MKNLLLSLILMLTPIHHSHDDDLVLLHQGTTIATINHDAFTSSLTDLPLVNDEMYGQLVAKLEQQINKDPINAYINQHNEIIQGQPGFVLNSDQLTKDLYTYFFNHQPLSLELPIKTIHPRVSGELLADIYVKQIGSYMTYYNQHKSERSKNIILATKAINNHVVFQGEVFSFNKVVGKRTTEKGYLSAPIIIKGELYDGVGGGICQVSSTLFNAVDSAGVKIVQRYSHSRKVPYVPPGRDATVSWYGPDFTFKNVYNQPILIRAEAKDGKVMIRIFSSEVINVE; encoded by the coding sequence ATGAAAAATTTACTCTTGAGCTTGATATTAATGCTAACACCCATTCATCATAGTCATGATGATGATCTTGTTTTATTGCATCAAGGCACAACCATTGCTACGATTAATCATGATGCATTTACCTCTTCGTTAACTGACCTACCTCTAGTGAACGATGAAATGTATGGCCAGTTAGTAGCGAAACTAGAGCAACAAATTAATAAAGATCCAATTAATGCTTATATAAATCAACACAATGAAATCATTCAAGGTCAACCAGGATTTGTACTAAATTCTGATCAATTAACAAAAGATCTTTATACATATTTTTTTAATCATCAACCTTTATCACTAGAACTCCCTATCAAAACGATACATCCTAGAGTCAGTGGTGAACTACTAGCAGATATATATGTAAAGCAGATTGGAAGTTACATGACCTATTATAATCAGCATAAAAGTGAAAGATCAAAAAACATCATTCTTGCTACCAAAGCAATTAACAACCATGTTGTGTTTCAAGGAGAAGTGTTTTCTTTTAATAAAGTTGTTGGTAAAAGAACAACTGAAAAAGGGTATCTCTCGGCACCTATTATCATCAAAGGAGAGCTTTATGATGGTGTAGGTGGAGGGATTTGTCAAGTGTCCTCCACCTTATTTAATGCTGTAGATTCCGCAGGTGTAAAAATTGTCCAACGATATTCTCATAGTAGGAAAGTACCGTATGTACCACCTGGTCGTGATGCAACAGTGAGTTGGTATGGACCCGATTTCACATTTAAAAATGTTTATAATCAACCCATTCTAATTAGGGCTGAAGCTAAAGACGGAAAAGTGATGATACGCATTTTCTCCTCAGAAGTAATTAATGTTGAATAA
- a CDS encoding aldo/keto reductase produces MNFVTLNNGLKMPQLGFGVWQVSDEQAAATVTTALNMGYRSIDTAMIYKNERGVGEAIKNSSIPREELFITTKVWNSDQGFETTLKAYEESLERLGLEYVDLYLIHWPTPEFDQYVDTYKALEQLYRQGKVKAIGVCNFEIEHLERILKDCEVVPVLNQIECHPYLSQKELKEFCAKHDIFIEAWSPLEKGGSVLQDEVIKGIASTHNKTTAQVILRWHLQNNTIAIPKSVTPSRIEENFNVFDFELTTSEMEEIEGLNVNRRRGKHPNEMNIR; encoded by the coding sequence ATGAATTTTGTTACATTAAACAATGGTTTGAAAATGCCACAACTTGGCTTTGGTGTATGGCAGGTAAGTGATGAACAAGCAGCTGCTACTGTAACTACAGCATTAAATATGGGTTATCGTTCTATTGATACAGCAATGATTTATAAAAATGAAAGAGGCGTAGGTGAAGCTATTAAAAACTCTTCTATCCCACGTGAAGAATTATTCATTACAACAAAAGTTTGGAATAGTGATCAAGGCTTCGAAACAACCTTGAAAGCTTATGAAGAAAGCCTAGAAAGATTAGGACTTGAATACGTTGATTTATATTTAATTCACTGGCCAACACCAGAATTCGATCAGTATGTTGATACATATAAGGCATTGGAACAGTTATATCGTCAGGGGAAAGTAAAGGCGATTGGGGTATGTAACTTTGAGATTGAACATTTAGAACGAATTTTAAAGGATTGTGAAGTTGTCCCGGTATTAAATCAGATAGAGTGTCATCCTTATCTCTCTCAGAAAGAGTTAAAGGAGTTTTGTGCTAAACATGATATTTTTATAGAAGCATGGAGTCCTCTTGAAAAAGGGGGAAGTGTCTTACAAGATGAAGTCATTAAAGGAATAGCTTCAACTCATAACAAAACGACTGCTCAAGTCATATTGCGCTGGCACTTACAAAATAATACGATTGCTATTCCAAAATCAGTAACGCCTTCAAGAATTGAAGAAAACTTTAATGTATTTGATTTTGAGTTAACTACTTCTGAAATGGAGGAAATAGAAGGCCTGAACGTTAATAGACGTAGAGGAAAGCATCCTAATGAAATGAATATAAGATAA
- a CDS encoding proline iminopeptidase-family hydrolase: protein MSVKEGFVEVTGGKVWYQHHNSTANKTPVIILHGGPGSSHYAMQGLRNLAKERPVIFYDQLGCGKSDWPTDTSLWKIDRFVEELGQICDALSLEDFHILGHSWGTTLAAAFYLKKPAGVKSIIFSSPCLSAPLWAKDQEENRKLLPLEIQQTLKKCEENGSTDSEEYKNATKVFNQHFVCRLNPFPEFLKEGKQYQNNDVYNIMWGPSEFHVTGNLKDFDCTSRLKEFQLPTLFTCGRYDEATPNSTEYFCSLTPNGKSHVFEDSAHLAYLEETEEYIRVMDNFMNEVEGSGKR, encoded by the coding sequence ATGTCAGTGAAAGAAGGATTTGTAGAAGTAACTGGTGGAAAGGTTTGGTACCAGCATCATAATAGTACAGCAAATAAGACACCAGTTATTATTTTACATGGTGGACCAGGCTCTTCACACTATGCGATGCAAGGTCTGCGAAATCTAGCTAAGGAACGTCCAGTCATCTTTTATGATCAACTTGGATGCGGGAAGTCTGATTGGCCAACAGACACATCTTTGTGGAAGATTGATCGTTTTGTTGAAGAGTTAGGCCAAATATGCGATGCTTTGTCCCTAGAAGATTTTCATATACTTGGTCACTCTTGGGGGACCACACTCGCCGCTGCGTTTTACTTAAAGAAACCGGCAGGAGTAAAAAGCATCATTTTTTCAAGCCCATGTCTAAGTGCACCATTGTGGGCAAAGGATCAGGAAGAAAATCGAAAATTACTTCCATTAGAGATTCAACAAACACTAAAAAAATGTGAGGAAAATGGTTCTACTGACTCTGAAGAATATAAGAATGCCACCAAAGTGTTTAATCAGCATTTTGTTTGCAGACTGAATCCGTTTCCTGAGTTTCTTAAAGAAGGAAAACAATATCAAAATAATGATGTATATAATATCATGTGGGGACCTTCCGAATTTCATGTGACAGGGAATCTGAAGGATTTTGACTGTACATCACGGTTAAAAGAGTTCCAACTACCAACTCTATTTACCTGTGGTCGTTATGATGAGGCGACTCCTAACTCTACAGAGTATTTTTGTTCACTAACGCCCAATGGGAAATCGCATGTATTTGAGGATAGTGCACATTTGGCTTACTTAGAAGAGACTGAAGAATATATAAGAGTCATGGACAACTTTATGAACGAAGTTGAAGGATCGGGGAAAAGGTAA
- a CDS encoding HAD family hydrolase produces the protein MSIVTVDFDGTLYQGNSFKAMFEIGKKRFSAKEWLVVASGLVRATAVGLTKGKLKFQHEFFKAFAKTFKNQTNLELDLFFKELVELGKDEVHQELVYKIREHQSKGDTIIVLSGALQPFLKAFTTYLDLDVKIISTELLFDQAGHCTGEIGEIVNGDVKVQRLKAWIEEQTNIASHEIWAYADSESDIPLLKYVTHPMVVNPKTDMLKIAEQNSWPIFGVVTA, from the coding sequence TTGTCAATTGTAACTGTGGATTTTGATGGTACTCTTTATCAAGGCAATTCCTTTAAAGCAATGTTTGAAATCGGCAAAAAGAGATTTAGTGCGAAGGAGTGGTTAGTGGTAGCCAGTGGTCTTGTTAGAGCTACTGCTGTTGGGCTAACTAAAGGTAAACTAAAGTTTCAGCATGAATTTTTCAAGGCATTTGCTAAAACATTTAAGAATCAAACTAATTTAGAATTAGATCTTTTTTTTAAAGAGCTAGTAGAACTTGGAAAAGATGAAGTTCACCAAGAACTTGTTTATAAGATTAGAGAACATCAAAGTAAAGGTGATACGATTATTGTATTGTCAGGTGCACTTCAGCCATTTCTAAAAGCATTTACTACATATCTGGATTTGGACGTAAAGATTATCAGTACAGAATTGTTATTCGATCAAGCTGGACACTGTACTGGGGAGATTGGGGAGATAGTAAATGGCGATGTCAAAGTGCAAAGATTAAAAGCTTGGATTGAAGAACAAACAAATATAGCATCACATGAAATTTGGGCTTATGCGGATAGTGAAAGCGATATTCCATTATTGAAGTATGTGACTCATCCAATGGTTGTAAACCCTAAAACCGACATGCTTAAAATTGCAGAACAAAACAGTTGGCCTATATTTGGCGTCGTAACTGCATAA
- a CDS encoding guanylate kinase produces the protein MYQLKEKEMLFIYTGPDGSGRKTLAKMVSTAIDMETVPSFTTRAPRPFEVNGKDYHFIKEETFLQMKHQDEFIESVNIHGYYYGIREIDIKNIFNKHKIVYFTMNIEGAQLLKNLYGDQVVRLFISADRDTVIERQKERGDDEEAIRLHMDYYDKTMEYKSECEHVFENYDLPQVSFQISEVIESYLERNLTVTDY, from the coding sequence ATGTATCAATTAAAAGAAAAAGAGATGCTTTTCATTTATACGGGTCCAGATGGATCTGGAAGAAAAACACTAGCAAAGATGGTTTCAACTGCAATTGATATGGAAACTGTCCCCTCATTTACTACTCGTGCACCTCGTCCTTTTGAAGTTAATGGTAAGGATTATCACTTTATAAAAGAAGAAACATTTCTCCAAATGAAACACCAAGATGAATTTATAGAAAGTGTTAATATTCATGGTTACTATTATGGTATTCGTGAGATTGACATAAAAAATATCTTCAATAAACATAAAATTGTTTATTTCACCATGAATATTGAAGGAGCACAACTTCTTAAGAATCTATACGGAGATCAAGTTGTAAGACTGTTTATCTCTGCTGATCGTGACACTGTTATCGAAAGACAAAAGGAGCGTGGTGACGATGAAGAAGCCATCCGCCTCCACATGGATTATTATGACAAAACAATGGAATACAAAAGTGAATGTGAACATGTTTTTGAAAATTATGACTTACCACAAGTTTCATTTCAAATCAGTGAAGTAATTGAGTCCTATTTAGAAAGAAATTTAACTGTAACTGACTATTAA
- a CDS encoding LysM peptidoglycan-binding domain-containing protein: protein MHTFTTYKIKETEQGVEVILYIDPSLSEFSREFAVSGNFIQHEKADIEKEAVSYVKKILPSIKVTTVKVMAGAILLTTIGIGTFSSKSASAAMNQTTQQQANNISYIVVNGDTLSAIAARFGTSVEAIKQLNKLSSDFLRIGQTLTIPSSPSEIPLEQSTSNTYLVVSGDTLSAIAKTNGTTVEAIKQLNSLSSDFLRIGQTLTIPNGTNTSNTSNTSNKHLVVSGDTLSALANNNGTTVEAIKQLNNLSSDFLRIGQELLIPMDQNTNIISTSSHLYTVVSGDSLSSIAKDHGTTVNAIKQANGLSNDFIRIDQTLTIPTETNDLTVNDSVKSNSTIYQVVSGDTLSGIAAQTGTTVGAIKMLNQLNSDFLRIGQELRIPTATTTVTPSTNSPKETITAVNQEDLEWLAKMIYSEARGESLEGQIAVGAVIMNRVESPLFPNTVKEVLFQISNGHYQFTPAQTGSINTATPNNQNREAALRALNGEDPTNGSLYFYNPNKTSSVWLKSRTVSTTIGNHTFAY from the coding sequence ATGCATACATTTACTACATATAAAATAAAGGAAACAGAACAAGGCGTAGAAGTAATTTTGTATATTGATCCCTCATTATCAGAGTTTTCTAGGGAATTTGCTGTATCAGGTAACTTCATACAGCATGAAAAGGCTGATATTGAAAAGGAAGCTGTTAGTTATGTGAAGAAAATTCTTCCATCTATAAAGGTAACAACTGTTAAGGTAATGGCAGGTGCGATCCTACTTACTACAATTGGAATTGGTACATTCTCTTCAAAAAGCGCCTCCGCAGCAATGAATCAAACGACTCAACAGCAAGCGAACAATATAAGTTATATTGTAGTTAATGGTGATACACTTTCTGCTATTGCAGCACGTTTTGGAACAAGCGTTGAAGCAATCAAACAACTAAACAAGCTTAGTAGTGATTTTTTGCGAATTGGCCAAACACTAACAATTCCATCTAGTCCAAGCGAAATACCTTTAGAACAAAGCACATCAAACACATACCTCGTCGTCTCAGGTGACACGTTGTCTGCTATAGCTAAAACAAACGGAACGACTGTTGAAGCAATCAAACAACTGAACAGTCTTAGTAGTGATTTTTTACGAATCGGACAAACTCTAACGATTCCGAATGGTACAAACACATCAAACACATCAAACACATCAAATAAACACCTAGTCGTCTCAGGGGATACGTTATCTGCCCTAGCAAACAATAACGGAACGACTGTTGAAGCAATCAAACAACTGAATAATCTTAGTAGTGATTTTTTAAGAATTGGACAAGAGTTACTGATTCCAATGGATCAAAACACAAATATAATTTCAACATCTAGTCATTTATATACAGTTGTATCTGGTGATTCATTATCGAGTATCGCGAAAGACCATGGAACAACAGTTAACGCCATCAAACAAGCAAATGGTTTATCAAACGATTTTATTAGAATTGATCAAACACTAACTATTCCGACTGAAACAAATGATTTAACAGTTAACGATTCGGTAAAATCAAACTCTACAATTTACCAAGTCGTTTCAGGTGATACATTATCAGGAATAGCAGCTCAAACAGGAACGACTGTAGGAGCAATAAAGATGCTTAATCAATTAAATAGTGATTTTTTGCGAATTGGACAAGAGCTAAGAATTCCAACAGCCACAACAACTGTCACACCTTCTACAAATAGTCCGAAAGAAACAATAACTGCAGTTAATCAGGAAGATTTAGAGTGGCTTGCGAAAATGATATACAGTGAAGCAAGAGGAGAATCATTAGAAGGCCAGATCGCTGTTGGTGCTGTCATTATGAATCGTGTAGAAAGTCCCTTATTTCCAAACACTGTTAAAGAAGTTCTGTTTCAAATAAGTAATGGTCATTATCAATTTACTCCTGCTCAAACAGGTTCAATAAATACAGCAACCCCAAACAATCAAAATAGAGAAGCAGCATTAAGAGCGTTGAATGGAGAAGATCCTACAAACGGTTCGTTGTACTTTTACAATCCTAATAAAACAAGTAGTGTATGGCTTAAGAGTCGAACGGTTTCAACCACTATAGGAAATCATACGTTCGCATATTGA
- a CDS encoding LLM class flavin-dependent oxidoreductase codes for MEKYRIDQSKGLEFGIYTLGDHLPNPVTGERISAEDRIHEIINYAKLAEQAGVDFFSVGESHQEYFATQAHTVVLSAIAQATSKIKIGSSSTIVSTSDPVRVYEDFATIDLISKGRAEIVAGRASRIGLFELLGYDVNHYEELYEEKFDLLRQINEQEVVNWSGEFRPPLKDASILPRPKNGYMPIWRAVGGSPGSAIKAGYAGVPMFLAHLGGHVLSFKRSIDAYREAAKQGGFDPSELPVATAGFFYAAETSQQAVEETHPHINEGMKRTNGRGFPMEAYEQGIDPHNVMNIGSPQQIIEKILYQHEVYGHQRYIAQIDFGGVPFERLQKNLELIGTEILPAIKKYTAKK; via the coding sequence GTGGAAAAATATAGAATTGATCAAAGTAAGGGACTTGAATTTGGAATATATACATTAGGCGATCATTTACCTAATCCGGTAACTGGTGAAAGAATCTCGGCAGAAGACCGTATTCATGAAATCATTAACTATGCAAAGCTAGCTGAACAAGCTGGTGTAGATTTTTTTAGTGTTGGTGAAAGCCATCAGGAGTATTTTGCGACACAAGCACATACGGTTGTGTTATCTGCTATTGCTCAGGCGACCAGTAAAATAAAGATTGGGAGTTCCTCCACTATTGTAAGCACATCAGATCCAGTACGTGTTTATGAGGACTTCGCTACGATCGATTTGATATCAAAGGGACGTGCAGAAATAGTAGCTGGACGAGCTTCAAGAATAGGTCTTTTTGAATTATTAGGATATGATGTAAACCATTATGAAGAATTATATGAGGAAAAATTTGACTTACTACGTCAAATTAATGAACAAGAAGTAGTTAATTGGAGTGGGGAATTTCGTCCACCGCTAAAGGATGCCTCCATTCTGCCTAGACCAAAGAATGGTTATATGCCAATCTGGAGAGCAGTTGGTGGTTCACCTGGTAGTGCAATAAAGGCTGGTTATGCAGGTGTACCTATGTTTTTGGCTCATTTAGGTGGCCATGTACTTAGCTTTAAGCGATCAATTGATGCTTATCGTGAAGCGGCAAAACAGGGAGGGTTTGACCCGTCGGAATTACCAGTAGCAACTGCTGGATTTTTCTATGCAGCTGAAACTTCCCAGCAAGCCGTTGAAGAGACGCATCCACACATAAATGAAGGAATGAAACGCACAAATGGACGTGGTTTTCCAATGGAAGCCTATGAACAAGGAATTGATCCACATAATGTTATGAATATAGGTAGTCCACAGCAAATAATTGAAAAAATACTCTATCAGCATGAAGTCTATGGTCACCAAAGGTATATTGCTCAAATTGATTTCGGCGGAGTCCCTTTTGAACGTCTGCAAAAGAATCTGGAGCTAATTGGAACTGAGATTTTACCAGCTATTAAGAAATATACGGCTAAGAAGTAG